From the Lactobacillus sp. PV034 genome, the window TCACTTTAAGCAAAAACTATAACTTTGTTACTTTAATTTTAGGCACTTTAATTATTTTGTTCTTTTCTGCCTCATTTAATCGTTATAATAAATAATCTAATCTTTTCGTTCATCTCTTATTCCAATATTTGGTAAAATAGAATTTGAGAGGTGAATTATTATGTTACAACAATATCAACATATTCAAGTAGCTGTCGATGGTTCAAAAGAAGCAAAGATGGCATTTGCAAAAGCTGTTGAGGTAGCCAAGAGAAACAATGCTACTTTGGAAATCGTTCATGTCATTGATACAAGAGCTTTTCAAGATATTTCTAGTTTTGATTCAGAAATGGTTGAACAAGTTACCAAGGATGTTAAAGGAAGAATTACTAATTACTATGACGAAGCAAAAAAAGCTGGCGTAGAGAAAGTAAATTACCATATTGAATATGGCTCTCCTAAAAATATTCTGGCACATGAATTTCCTGAAAAACATGATATTGATTTAATCATTATTGGTGGTACTGGTCTTAATGCAGTAGA encodes:
- a CDS encoding universal stress protein, coding for MLQQYQHIQVAVDGSKEAKMAFAKAVEVAKRNNATLEIVHVIDTRAFQDISSFDSEMVEQVTKDVKGRITNYYDEAKKAGVEKVNYHIEYGSPKNILAHEFPEKHDIDLIIIGGTGLNAVERILIGSITKYVTRTADCDVLVIREPAAQDEDIHNNKNNN